Proteins found in one Zea mays cultivar B73 chromosome 1, Zm-B73-REFERENCE-NAM-5.0, whole genome shotgun sequence genomic segment:
- the LOC100193054 gene encoding uncharacterized protein LOC100193054 — translation MLAVAGDGKGRRRSVLPKERPSGRLIRLLAALRPSRAGPLPVQTGFPTSLADLVVKNHGRLKKHPSPSSKRGAAASPSPSPLPSPSTPTSPSLFPPAESPPPPTTADAVSPSDRPRPDLPPAQPPRRGKGSGFGPGLGLGLGFLAVSGVVASLALLVIWSKVVAAVTVASFSLYLLESVRSSSLPRRRPRAVVTERRLALDGRGRVSPIREVDAATEPSRPSCCSDSDRESDGRMLLVEESGGVLDESSNLRPKAKKKSWKKLLASSKKLHRGRRSKEAGSSGCDGDGDGSREGDDTARGGGNAKAADSSGSRRGAPSEIGAAADEAAAKEADSSRGSRGSQCVEVDAGHVEIDASVDDLIEEEEEEQAGIRSPALVLVAIVLVGLVAGKVVALAVTVLCSAFLSSVQRSPCACGCGGGGGCSHGGRLELSMP, via the coding sequence ATGCTCGCCGTCGCCGGCGACGGGAAGGGCCGCCGACGCTCAGTCCTGCCGAAGGAACGCCCATCCGGCCGTCTTATCCGCctcctcgccgcgctccgcccctCCCGCGCCGGGCCCCTCCCCGTCCAGACCGGCTTTCCCACCTCTCTCGCCGACCTCGTCGTCAAGAACCATGGTCGCCTCAAGAAGCATCCCTCCCCGTCCTCCAAGCGCGGCGccgccgcttcgccttcgccTTCGCCTTTGCCTTCCCCATCCACCCCCACCTCGCCATCGCTGTTCCCGCCGGCTGAGTCTCCGCCTCCACCGACGACCGCCGACGCAGTCTCACCGTCGGATCGGCCCAGGCCCGACCTTCCGCCGGCCCAGCCCCCACGCCGCGGCAAAGGCAGTGGCTTTGGCCCGGGCCTGGGCCTGGGCCTGGGCTTCCTGGCGGTCAGCGGCGTGGTGGCGTCCCTCGCACTCCTCGTGATCTGGAGCAAGGTGGTTGCGGCCGTTACCGTGGCCTCCTTCTCACTCTACCTGCTCGAGTCCGTGAGGTCGTCCTCGCTCCCCAGGCGGCGGCCCCGGGCGGTGGTGACCGAGAGGCGGCTTGCCCTGGACGGCCGCGGGCGCGTCTCGCCGATCCGGGAGGTTGACGCGGCGACCGAGCCGTCGCGGCCGAGCTGCTGCTCGGATTCCGACAGGGAAAGCGACGGCCGCATGCTGCTCGTCGAAGAAAGCGGCGGCGTCCTGGACGAATCAAGCAACCTGAGGCCGAAGGCGAAGAAGAAGTCCTGGAAGAAGCTGCTCGCCAGCTCCAAGAAGCTGCACAGAGGACGGAGGAGTAAGGAGGCGGGTTCGTCAGgctgcgacggcgacggcgacggcagccGAGAGGGTGATGAcacggcgcgcggcggcggcaatGCAAAGGCGGCCGATTCGTCGGGCTCCCGCCGTGGCGCGCCCAGCGAAATCGGTGCCGCCGCGGACGAAGCCGCTGCGAAAGAGGCGGATTCTTCGAGGGGTTCTCGCGGCAGCCAATGCGTAGAAGTAGATGCTGGGCACGTGGAAATCGATGCGTCGGTGGACGACCTaatcgaggaggaggaggaggagcaggcaGGGATCCGGTCTCCTGCTCTAGTTCTGGTCGCCATCGTCCTCGTCGGCCTGGTCGCCGGGAAGGTGGTGGCCCTGGCGGTGACGGTGCTCTGCTCCGCGTTCCTTAGCTCGGTTCAGAGATCGCCTTGCGCTTGCGggtgtggtggtggcggtggttgCTCGCACGGCGGGCGGTTGGAGCTTTCCATGCCGTAG
- the LOC118473242 gene encoding uncharacterized protein, with translation MSHNGQRTPVRYTLLIQRIDGTNVVVGKGAGATWLWIRFPVEVGEDERPPFSWTQSRMNAENAVDLATTHVHAFGHLVRMAQFHLLDPHYDEHHRGRLTAEGEVLPVLRVRTHDRFLEEMRYDERYTPLLQRAGLDVLSYQVRRGLPTFNPAALTALVDRWRPETHTFHLPCGEMTVTLEDCQKINV, from the exons atgagtcacaatggccaacgtacacctgtccggtatacgttgctgatccagcgcatcgatgggacaaacgtggtagtaggaaaaggagccggtgcaacatggttatggatcaggtttcCGGTCGAAGTAGGAGAGGACGAGCGTCCCCCTTTCTCGTGGACCCAGAGCAGAATGAATGCGGAAAATGCGGTagacttggccacaactcacgtacatgcatttggacacttagtcag GATGGCGCAGTTCCACTTGCTGGACCCTCACTACGACGAGCACCACAGGGGCCGTCTCACCGCAGAGGGAGAG GTGTTGCCCGTTCTGCGGGTCCGGACCCACGACCGGTTTCTGGAGGAGATGAGGTACGATGAGAGGTATACTCCTCTCCTACAGAGGGCTGGCTTGGACGTCTTATCGTACCAGGTCCGCCGTGGGCTGCCCACTTTCAACCCAGCGGCGTTGACGGCTCTGGTCGACAG GTGGCGGCCAGAGACTCACACTTTCCACCTTCCCTGCGGTGAGATGACTGTGACGCTTGAAGATTGCCAGAAGATCAATGTCTAa